A part of Pectobacterium cacticida genomic DNA contains:
- a CDS encoding tyrosine-type recombinase/integrase: protein MNGSDPHRLTDSKLRSAKPLAKSYKLTDSQGLYLTESTSGAKLWYFRYRFGGKENRLAFGPYPQTTLAEAREKRDAARKLLASGISPFQLRKTNNPAVDESRTFQYIAMTWHTSSLKLWSDAHADKILTCLKRYVFPAIGAMDIAQVETRHLAQLVKAIDDKGVHDVAGRVRQHLTKIMRHAVQPGVIKYNPAYDLDGVVTPVVTQHHPALPLKRLPELLEKIENYKGRMLTRLALELNLHVFLRSSELRFARWDEFNLKAHIWNVPAQREAVNGVRFSERGAKMKDEHLVPLSRQAVALLKQIQALSGESVFVFPGAHTLNKPMSENTINKALRVIGYDTQTEICGHGFRTMACSALNESGRWSKDAIERQMSHKERNGVRAAYVHKAEHLEARIEMMQWWSDYLDVNREGYVAPYIYARSYTAG, encoded by the coding sequence ATGAACGGGAGTGACCCTCATAGGTTAACTGACAGCAAACTCCGATCCGCGAAACCTCTCGCAAAATCTTACAAGCTCACTGACTCGCAAGGCCTGTACCTCACGGAATCCACCAGCGGCGCTAAGCTATGGTATTTCCGCTATCGCTTCGGCGGTAAAGAGAACCGTCTGGCCTTTGGCCCCTATCCACAGACTACGCTGGCAGAGGCCCGCGAAAAGCGCGATGCGGCACGTAAGCTACTGGCATCCGGCATCAGCCCTTTCCAACTTCGCAAAACGAACAATCCCGCCGTTGATGAATCCCGCACCTTTCAGTATATCGCGATGACATGGCACACCAGCAGTCTTAAGCTCTGGTCGGACGCCCATGCAGATAAAATTCTCACCTGCCTGAAACGCTACGTTTTCCCTGCGATAGGTGCGATGGATATCGCTCAGGTTGAAACCCGCCATCTGGCGCAGTTGGTTAAGGCGATTGACGACAAAGGCGTGCATGACGTCGCCGGACGGGTACGCCAGCACCTGACCAAAATCATGCGCCACGCCGTGCAGCCGGGCGTCATCAAATACAATCCGGCTTACGATTTAGATGGCGTCGTGACCCCGGTCGTGACCCAACATCACCCCGCCCTGCCGCTGAAACGCTTGCCTGAACTGCTTGAGAAGATTGAGAACTACAAAGGCCGGATGCTGACCCGTCTGGCGCTGGAGCTGAATCTGCATGTTTTCCTGCGCTCCAGCGAACTCCGTTTTGCCCGCTGGGATGAATTCAATCTGAAAGCGCATATCTGGAACGTGCCCGCCCAGCGCGAGGCAGTAAACGGCGTGCGGTTCTCAGAACGCGGAGCCAAGATGAAGGATGAACATCTGGTGCCGCTGTCACGGCAGGCGGTCGCCCTGCTGAAACAGATTCAGGCGCTTTCCGGCGAATCGGTCTTCGTTTTTCCCGGCGCACATACCCTAAACAAGCCGATGAGTGAAAACACCATCAACAAAGCGCTGCGCGTGATTGGCTACGACACCCAAACCGAAATCTGCGGTCACGGTTTCAGAACCATGGCCTGTAGCGCCCTGAACGAGTCCGGACGCTGGTCAAAGGATGCCATTGAGCGGCAGATGAGCCACAAAGAGCGCAACGGCGTGCGGGCTGCCTATGTGCATAAAGCGGAACATCTGGAAGCCAGAATCGAAATGATGCAGTGGTGGTCGGACTATCTGGACGTCAACCGCGAAGGATATGTCGCACCGTATATTTATGCGCGAAGTTATACGGCTGGCTAA
- the dnaB-PI gene encoding SPI-7-type island replicative DNA helicase, which yields MANSQMQHLPFSLEAEQSVIGALMLENNRWDDVVERIVAGDFYNRAHQQIFTAMQRLVERGQPIDLVTLSESIEKAPNNLFESIGGFAYLAELAKNTPSAGNTNAYAEIVRDRSQARQLITLGKQISADAMSTAQGRIKVSDIAEKAEQALFDISEQRETKSETTVQQGLMLVVNRLERNSSIPDGITGTPTGYRELDKETCGLQEADFIILAARPSMGKTSLGLNFAENAIERITDKPIFIFSLEMPTEQLLMRMAASIAGVSIQAMRSGQLSDEDWGKISNALGVMKSWEDRLVIDDNSELTPTLLRSRLRRFIRKYGQPCLVMIDYLQLMSSPGSENRTQEISVISRSLKAIAKHFNVPLLALSQLNRASQTRADKRPTLSDLRDGGSLEQDADMIMFIHREEVYDSNTSEKGLAEIIIGKQRQGPVGTVKLAFDAQYTRFREWHLGYGEKY from the coding sequence ATGGCTAACTCCCAGATGCAACATCTTCCTTTTTCTTTGGAAGCCGAGCAGTCAGTTATCGGGGCATTAATGCTGGAAAACAACCGCTGGGACGATGTGGTTGAACGGATTGTTGCCGGCGATTTTTACAATCGGGCACATCAGCAGATATTTACGGCTATGCAACGGTTGGTCGAGAGAGGTCAACCAATCGACCTCGTAACGCTGTCTGAATCAATCGAAAAGGCCCCTAATAACCTGTTTGAGTCAATTGGGGGATTTGCCTACCTCGCAGAACTGGCTAAAAACACGCCGAGTGCAGGGAATACGAATGCCTATGCTGAAATTGTAAGGGACAGGAGCCAGGCTCGTCAGTTGATTACGCTGGGTAAACAAATCAGCGCTGATGCCATGTCCACGGCACAGGGACGAATAAAAGTGTCTGATATTGCAGAAAAGGCTGAGCAAGCGCTTTTTGACATATCGGAGCAACGTGAAACCAAAAGTGAAACGACAGTCCAACAGGGATTGATGCTAGTTGTAAATCGTTTAGAACGCAACTCTTCCATACCTGATGGAATAACGGGAACGCCTACGGGATATCGCGAGTTAGATAAAGAGACGTGCGGTCTGCAGGAAGCTGACTTTATTATTCTTGCCGCACGTCCTTCAATGGGTAAGACATCGTTAGGGCTAAATTTTGCTGAAAATGCGATTGAACGTATAACTGATAAACCCATATTCATATTTAGCCTGGAAATGCCAACAGAACAATTGCTTATGCGTATGGCTGCATCTATCGCAGGTGTGAGCATCCAGGCAATGCGCAGTGGCCAATTGAGTGATGAAGATTGGGGGAAAATATCCAATGCATTAGGAGTGATGAAATCCTGGGAAGATCGCCTGGTAATTGATGATAACAGCGAGTTAACTCCAACTTTGTTACGTTCCCGCCTACGCCGTTTTATTCGTAAATATGGTCAGCCATGCCTGGTCATGATTGATTACTTGCAGTTAATGAGTTCACCCGGTTCTGAAAACCGTACTCAGGAAATATCGGTAATTTCTCGTTCTCTCAAAGCCATTGCCAAGCATTTTAATGTTCCTCTGCTGGCGTTATCTCAGCTAAATCGTGCGTCACAAACCCGAGCTGATAAGCGACCGACCCTATCTGATCTCAGGGATGGTGGTTCTCTGGAACAGGATGCGGACATGATTATGTTCATCCATCGTGAAGAAGTTTACGACTCTAATACCTCAGAAAAAGGGTTGGCTGAAATCATTATTGGTAAACAACGTCAAGGTCCTGTGGGCACGGTAAAACTTGCCTTTGATGCGCAATATACGCGTTTTAGAGAATGGCATTTAGGCTATGGAGAGAAATACTGA
- the mobC gene encoding MobC family replication-relaxation protein — protein sequence MLISDYRERRARSHEKMRLLLTFLKEETYSDFKTLMLLFDYKNHKPLYLLLAKAIDMGFIQKQTFCTRMEKISLWGITNDGLSVVATSHEDGFPARFEPSKVTGRTLIQRLDRQLSRLLLEKKGAYGWISGADSTFRRRYEVYHRPAGVITLPDGTVIAVETERHLKTKARYQTIITQHLITRTQKLWMYVFYIVPDPQIKRAIERMFNSVKYAIVSHQRIPLEARHRDVFRIYTLVELQLLNLEHYT from the coding sequence ATGTTGATTTCTGATTACCGTGAACGCCGGGCGCGTAGTCACGAAAAAATGCGACTTCTGCTCACCTTTCTGAAAGAAGAAACCTACAGCGATTTTAAAACCCTGATGCTGCTTTTTGATTATAAAAATCACAAGCCGCTGTATCTGTTGCTGGCAAAAGCCATCGACATGGGATTCATTCAAAAACAGACGTTTTGCACAAGAATGGAAAAAATCTCACTATGGGGGATCACCAACGACGGATTATCCGTTGTTGCCACATCCCATGAGGATGGTTTTCCTGCACGGTTTGAGCCCTCGAAAGTCACTGGCAGGACACTGATACAGCGCCTTGATCGTCAGCTATCGCGGCTCCTTCTTGAGAAGAAAGGCGCATATGGGTGGATCAGCGGCGCTGATTCAACATTCCGCAGACGCTATGAGGTATATCATCGCCCGGCCGGGGTGATAACGTTACCAGACGGAACCGTCATCGCCGTTGAGACTGAGCGGCATCTGAAAACCAAGGCCCGTTATCAGACAATTATCACCCAGCATTTGATAACTCGTACTCAAAAACTTTGGATGTACGTCTTCTATATCGTGCCCGATCCGCAGATAAAGCGAGCTATTGAGCGGATGTTCAATAGCGTGAAATACGCCATCGTCAGCCATCAGCGTATCCCGCTGGAAGCACGGCATCGTGACGTTTTTCGTATCTACACTCTCGTTGAACTGCAATTGCTCAATTTAGAACACTATACGTAG
- a CDS encoding ParB family protein, with amino-acid sequence MNKKIASLQLGNAMLQGSREPATAQVSALPVNEMPMVLTLDQMAPNPDNPRTTRNPKYDEIKESIRHRGLDNVPKVTLDPNVPGVYIFSDGGNTRHKILSELWEETREERFFRHTVIFKPWPGRLKCVIGHLVENEVRGELAFIEKAFGIQKARKIYEEQLGKSVSLRELEVLLAEEGLPTDKSSISRMESAITFLYPYMPNLLESGLGAPQIRSLLSSRHDAEKIWSEYVLTVSTEMSFEDVFGGCCKKFDSPDDWSLEMFRDEFIGDLVKALPHPSLNYDRWVMELDPKVRNQRKLFGDTEPLPPFVHESPLETTNKDKGDDANAKSTASQHGDNGDRHVFSAPASTVASPPLNSAVDEHRQHTNDEYDEYDSDENEEDEGAKTNDSATSHASNGGNVRRMDDASDHHTTSSLPSEEHSSPLPTSLAPDLSFANSGLEPVANIWQISAFQDDIEHLQDSAYRLAFELAEAMGYPNEIQEAKGPLDAGYIAPMTSKAPFILFLNGLAGQQSDESFNMFSFCLNVIGSANKGDSPVLDDAYTVKMLRLIRVLRRLREHQRQIVMEQAER; translated from the coding sequence ATGAATAAAAAAATAGCCTCGTTGCAACTTGGTAACGCAATGCTGCAAGGCAGTAGGGAGCCTGCAACCGCTCAGGTTTCAGCACTACCCGTCAATGAAATGCCGATGGTACTGACGTTGGATCAGATGGCTCCTAACCCTGATAATCCACGTACTACGCGCAATCCCAAATATGACGAGATTAAAGAATCTATTCGTCATAGAGGGTTAGATAATGTACCCAAGGTTACACTTGATCCGAATGTTCCCGGTGTATATATCTTCAGTGATGGTGGTAATACTCGTCATAAAATTCTAAGTGAGCTATGGGAAGAAACTCGCGAAGAACGCTTCTTTCGCCACACGGTTATTTTTAAACCTTGGCCCGGCCGACTTAAGTGTGTCATTGGCCATTTGGTAGAGAACGAAGTTCGTGGTGAGCTGGCTTTTATTGAAAAGGCCTTTGGTATCCAGAAAGCTCGCAAAATTTATGAAGAACAACTTGGTAAATCAGTATCACTGCGTGAGCTGGAAGTATTGCTAGCGGAAGAGGGATTGCCAACCGACAAATCCAGTATCAGTCGTATGGAGAGCGCGATAACCTTCTTGTACCCCTATATGCCAAATTTACTTGAATCAGGATTAGGCGCTCCCCAAATTAGAAGCTTACTATCATCAAGGCATGATGCTGAAAAAATCTGGTCTGAGTATGTTTTGACAGTTTCAACCGAAATGTCTTTTGAGGACGTTTTTGGCGGGTGCTGTAAAAAATTTGATTCTCCAGATGACTGGTCACTGGAAATGTTCAGGGACGAGTTCATCGGTGATCTGGTTAAGGCCTTACCGCACCCATCGCTTAACTACGATCGCTGGGTGATGGAGCTGGATCCGAAAGTGCGTAATCAGCGTAAGCTCTTTGGTGATACCGAGCCATTACCCCCGTTCGTCCATGAATCCCCACTTGAAACCACAAATAAGGATAAAGGCGATGATGCTAACGCCAAATCCACAGCCTCACAACATGGGGATAATGGCGATAGGCACGTTTTTTCGGCACCGGCTTCAACAGTTGCTTCTCCACCGTTAAACAGTGCTGTTGATGAACATCGTCAGCATACTAATGATGAATACGATGAATATGACAGTGATGAAAATGAAGAAGATGAAGGTGCCAAAACAAATGACAGCGCAACCTCTCATGCTAGTAATGGGGGAAATGTGCGTCGCATGGATGATGCTTCGGATCACCACACAACATCTTCTTTACCATCAGAAGAGCATTCATCCCCATTGCCAACATCTTTAGCTCCAGATCTCTCTTTCGCTAATAGTGGTCTGGAGCCTGTCGCTAATATCTGGCAGATATCAGCGTTCCAGGATGATATCGAACATTTGCAGGATAGCGCTTATCGACTGGCATTTGAGCTGGCTGAGGCTATGGGCTATCCCAATGAAATCCAGGAAGCGAAAGGGCCTCTTGATGCTGGCTATATTGCCCCGATGACATCTAAAGCACCGTTTATTCTGTTTCTCAATGGATTAGCTGGCCAGCAAAGCGATGAATCATTCAATATGTTCAGCTTTTGCCTGAATGTTATCGGCTCCGCAAACAAAGGGGATTCACCCGTTCTTGACGATGCTTACACCGTGAAAATGTTACGCTTGATTCGAGTATTACGTCGTTTACGTGAACATCAGCGGCAGATCGTAATGGAACAAGCTGAGCGGTAA
- a CDS encoding FRG domain-containing protein, with product MLRGWLTGENKPKEDILLKLRIETDFNERICLLLFSNCGLDKMITGGYVKTIDGSYRLEFHNKSGGRLISKKYSSLQSLKKASSKIIEALLETKNYKKKVYENDTAFLGCFNPKLVAYSSTFKNLQSAINFVKEVRAFISNENSVTGFFSTCLLDQSENVIRIKKVSQFLDELEKIPLPSSFVFYFRGHSSYLYKMEPGIYRKSDLINNENVIYNELLVRCPDDFTHTASTFETLVKMQHYSLPTRLLDITTNPLIALFFSCSSYKTDSYDGEVKVLSIPTDEVKYFDSDAVTVISNIAKQKRAFSTACLDDDNNEKLIHFLDDIKREKSYFINRIKKSTLTSVVCVKPKLNNARIIRQDGAFLIFGMKSNKSQPASIPSKYQLENGARFLVDKNSKESILAQLEKIGINEASIYPEIDKVSSYVSNRYGKPVDLRDEQDEIIEKHKTDGSSSM from the coding sequence TTGCTACGAGGATGGCTGACAGGAGAAAACAAGCCAAAAGAAGACATTCTATTAAAATTAAGGATTGAAACTGACTTTAATGAAAGGATATGCTTATTGTTATTTTCTAATTGCGGACTTGATAAAATGATAACAGGCGGCTACGTAAAAACAATCGACGGATCTTATCGTTTAGAGTTTCACAATAAGAGTGGGGGGCGACTAATTAGTAAAAAATATAGCTCCCTGCAATCGTTGAAAAAAGCATCGTCTAAAATAATTGAGGCACTATTAGAAACTAAAAATTATAAAAAGAAAGTCTATGAAAATGACACCGCTTTTTTAGGTTGTTTTAATCCTAAACTTGTTGCATATAGTTCAACATTCAAAAACTTACAATCTGCAATTAATTTCGTTAAAGAAGTTAGGGCCTTTATTTCTAATGAAAATAGCGTCACTGGTTTTTTTAGCACTTGTCTTTTAGACCAGAGCGAAAATGTTATTAGAATAAAAAAGGTCTCTCAATTTTTAGATGAATTAGAAAAAATACCTTTGCCATCTTCATTTGTATTTTATTTTAGAGGGCACTCGAGTTATTTGTATAAAATGGAACCGGGGATATACAGAAAGTCGGATTTAATAAATAATGAGAATGTTATTTATAATGAACTGTTAGTAAGATGTCCTGATGACTTTACACATACAGCATCAACCTTTGAAACGTTAGTAAAAATGCAACATTATTCCTTGCCCACAAGGCTATTGGATATCACTACTAATCCACTAATTGCATTGTTCTTTTCTTGCTCCTCCTATAAAACTGATTCTTATGATGGAGAGGTGAAGGTCCTAAGCATTCCCACTGATGAAGTGAAATATTTTGATAGTGATGCTGTTACCGTCATTTCAAATATAGCAAAGCAGAAAAGGGCCTTCAGTACTGCGTGCTTGGATGATGATAATAATGAAAAATTAATCCATTTCCTTGATGATATTAAACGCGAAAAATCGTATTTCATAAATAGAATTAAGAAATCGACTCTGACTTCGGTTGTATGTGTAAAGCCTAAATTGAATAACGCTAGAATTATAAGACAGGATGGGGCTTTTCTGATTTTTGGAATGAAATCAAACAAGTCGCAACCTGCGTCAATACCATCAAAATATCAACTTGAAAATGGCGCTAGATTTCTCGTTGATAAAAACTCGAAGGAATCCATTCTCGCTCAGCTTGAGAAAATTGGTATTAATGAAGCTTCTATCTATCCAGAAATAGATAAGGTTTCCTCATATGTAAGTAACCGATATGGTAAACCTGTAGACCTGCGTGATGAGCAAGATGAGATAATCGAAAAACATAAAACGGATGGCAGTAGCAGTATGTGA
- a CDS encoding ParA family protein: MKILPVTSPKGGEGKSTKAANLAGFVADAGLKTLLIDGDYSQPTASSYYALEYEAPHGLFEVLMQIADLNKPESIISRTVIPRLDLIISNDPDELLPNAMLHAPDGRIRLKNILQHPTFQRYDVIVIDSKGAGGVMAELVVMAATDSVIGVVKPILPDVREFIRGSTRLFSRLSAFEAYGFKIPDIKILVNCFENTLLDKKTLKDLRVIVSDKSYSYPEKINISMLETVVDQLEVYKRGHVYQQPVHRLEYKTDRIMCPAAAVTMHSLACELFPSWKERFDSVLRNQTGAEEVGNV; encoded by the coding sequence ATGAAAATTTTACCCGTAACTTCGCCGAAAGGCGGTGAAGGCAAGTCTACAAAAGCGGCTAACTTGGCTGGTTTCGTGGCTGATGCTGGCCTAAAAACCCTACTTATTGACGGCGATTATTCTCAACCAACTGCCAGCAGTTACTACGCTTTGGAGTATGAAGCACCACATGGGCTCTTTGAGGTGCTCATGCAGATTGCAGACCTCAATAAACCAGAAAGTATAATTTCCCGTACCGTAATTCCTCGACTCGACCTCATCATTTCAAACGATCCTGACGAACTTTTACCTAATGCGATGCTACATGCTCCGGATGGGCGTATACGGCTGAAAAACATTCTTCAACACCCAACTTTTCAACGTTACGACGTTATCGTCATCGACTCTAAAGGCGCGGGCGGTGTGATGGCTGAACTTGTGGTGATGGCGGCCACGGACAGTGTGATTGGTGTGGTTAAACCTATACTTCCGGATGTTCGGGAATTCATTCGCGGATCAACTCGTCTGTTCTCTCGTTTGTCTGCTTTTGAAGCCTACGGGTTCAAAATCCCAGACATCAAGATACTGGTTAACTGCTTTGAGAACACGTTGCTTGACAAGAAAACCCTGAAAGATTTACGCGTAATTGTGTCTGATAAATCCTATTCATACCCCGAAAAAATTAATATCAGCATGCTTGAAACTGTTGTTGATCAACTTGAAGTTTATAAGCGTGGGCATGTTTATCAGCAGCCAGTTCATCGCCTCGAGTATAAAACCGATCGAATAATGTGCCCGGCAGCAGCAGTGACCATGCATAGTCTCGCTTGCGAACTCTTCCCATCCTGGAAAGAACGGTTCGATTCCGTTCTACGGAACCAAACCGGTGCAGAGGAGGTGGGTAATGTCTAA
- a CDS encoding AAA family ATPase, with the protein MGELRGIQSDLAQLVRLVIAEQYDDVRLYVARLVRKYRESMPALSEQLDLYLRSKPQKSTQGLRKANAPELAPQAMPVDEDSRLTLLKAPSDKTQISKPMLTSGIEDALDQLILERKSIKRLEELGLMPTRSAIFVGPPGVGKTLTASWLAQKLGVPFYVLDLTAVMSSYLGKSGNNLRAALDFAKKGPCVLLLDEIDAIAKKRSDDSDVGELKRLVTVILQEVDEWPSSSLLLAATNYAELIDPALWRRFDLVLNFDKPDQATIRDAVTRFLGPDYALFGRWMDVLALAFKDESFSNIERSINRFRRSVALGIASDEELIEEFIKGRLSELDRNERIEIAVSLTKNSKLPQRAISDLTSVSRDTIRKYRSANVD; encoded by the coding sequence GTGGGCGAGTTAAGAGGAATTCAATCAGATTTAGCCCAGTTGGTCCGACTGGTGATCGCTGAACAATATGATGATGTGCGGCTGTATGTTGCACGTTTAGTTCGTAAGTATCGGGAATCAATGCCAGCACTGTCCGAGCAATTGGATTTATACTTACGTAGCAAACCACAGAAATCCACTCAAGGGTTAAGAAAAGCCAATGCCCCAGAGTTAGCTCCGCAGGCGATGCCTGTTGACGAAGACTCCAGGCTTACCTTGTTAAAAGCACCATCGGATAAAACACAAATATCTAAACCGATGTTAACAAGTGGAATTGAAGATGCCCTGGATCAGCTTATCCTTGAGCGTAAAAGTATTAAACGCCTCGAAGAACTAGGCTTAATGCCAACTCGATCAGCAATCTTTGTGGGTCCTCCTGGTGTTGGTAAAACATTAACTGCTAGCTGGCTTGCACAAAAATTGGGTGTCCCTTTCTATGTACTCGACCTAACGGCAGTAATGAGCAGCTATTTAGGTAAAAGTGGCAACAATTTAAGAGCTGCTCTAGATTTTGCTAAAAAAGGTCCATGTGTATTACTTTTAGATGAAATTGACGCAATTGCGAAGAAAAGAAGCGATGACTCAGATGTCGGGGAACTTAAGCGTTTAGTAACGGTTATATTACAAGAAGTTGATGAATGGCCTTCCTCAAGCTTATTACTTGCTGCCACCAACTATGCAGAATTGATAGATCCAGCACTCTGGCGTCGGTTTGATCTTGTATTAAATTTTGATAAACCAGACCAAGCTACTATTCGCGATGCAGTAACAAGATTTTTGGGCCCTGATTATGCTCTTTTTGGGAGATGGATGGATGTTTTAGCATTGGCATTTAAAGACGAGTCATTTAGTAACATAGAACGTTCCATAAATAGATTTAGACGTTCTGTAGCTCTGGGTATCGCGTCCGATGAAGAGTTAATTGAAGAGTTCATAAAAGGGAGGTTGTCAGAGCTTGATAGAAACGAAAGGATAGAAATTGCAGTTAGTCTTACTAAAAATTCTAAGTTACCTCAGCGCGCTATATCAGATTTGACCAGCGTCAGTAGGGATACTATTAGGAAATATCGTTCAGCTAACGTTGACTAG